The following are encoded in a window of Primulina eburnea isolate SZY01 chromosome 4, ASM2296580v1, whole genome shotgun sequence genomic DNA:
- the LOC140829788 gene encoding uncharacterized protein produces MTLNTMLTDKQGAIRPGEEQVPRAHSNRTLSDIIRDESGSTAHYYAGKKSWRHFKDKLRRRRGAAWTSTFSTPASDIPINNRSMNRRPSGGFPSDMAHPVDISAVPDVDPELMSNPRNMPSFQRNASRAMERASGRPEHVHAPGLRRLPREDNGNEDDDEDEDEEYKSEEGESGCGEEEYEEEASAGGQQPVRMSLMSLLAETDREMGLDGSSYMLDEEDEDGDGNDGEYNNCCVCMVRHKGAAFIPCGHSFCRLCSRELWAQRGNCPLCNNYILEILDIF; encoded by the coding sequence ATGACACTAAACACGATGCTCACCGACAAACAAGGGGCAATTCGACCAGGCGAAGAACAAGTTCCTCGCGCCCATTCAAATCGTACCCTCTCAGACATAATCCGTGATGAATCCGGAAGTACGGCTCACTATTATGCTGGCAAGAAGAGCTGGAGGCATTTCAAGGACAAGCTCCGCCGCCGCCGTGGCGCAGCCTGGACATCCACCTTCTCCACACCTGCTTCAGACATCCCCATCAACAATCGCTCGATGAACCGCCGTCCATCTGGCGGATTCCCGTCCGACATGGCTCATCCAGTTGACATTTCAGCCGTCCCTGATGTGGACCCAGAATTGATGTCTAACCCGAGGAACATGCCAAGTTTCCAGAGAAACGCTAGTCGTGCCATGGAGAGAGCAAGCGGTAGACCGGAGCATGTGCATGCACCGGGATTGAGGAGGTTGCCTAGGGAAGATAATGGTAATGAAGATGACGACGAGGACGAGGACGAGGAATACAAAAGCGAGGAGGGAGAAAGTGGCTGTGGGGAGGAGGAGTATGAGGAGGAGGCCAGTGCAGGAGGGCAACAACCAGTGAGGATGTCGTTAATGTCGTTATTGGCCGAGACAGATCGAGAAATGGGGTTAGATGGATCATCTTACATGTTGGATGAGGAGGACGAGGATGGCGACGGGAACGACGGAGAGTATAACAATTGTTGTGTATGCATGGTGAGGCATAAAGGAGCAGCCTTTATTCCTTGTGGGCATTCCTTTTGTAGGCTTTGTTCTAGAGAGCTATGGGCTCAAAGAGGGAACTGTCCACTCTGCAACAATTACATCTTAGAGATTCTTGATATCTTCTAA